The window CTCATCCTTGGTGAGCATGAGGCTGACGGGCACTCCTTGCCACCCCCAGAACACCCTGTTCGTGCAGTTTGCTGAGGTGTTCCCGCTGAAGGTATTTGGCTACCAGCCAGATCCCCTGAACTACCAAATAGCTGTGGGCTTTCTGGAACTGCTGGCTGGGTTGCTGCTGGTCATGGGCCCACCGCTGCTGCAAGAGATCAGTAACTTATTCTTGATTCTGCTCATGATGGGTAAGGGGGCCAACTGACCTGAGAAAATGGGGTCTTCTGGGGGAGGATGATAGAAAGACCGGGCTGTTCCCCCTTACTGTTGCCACCCTTCTTTTTTCTCTGGGATCAAGAGCACTTCCTGCTCTACCAGTTTCCATGGTCTTCAAACTAGcacaggcacttttttttttttttgagatggagtctcgctctttcgtccaggccagactgcagtggcgctgtctctgctcactgcaacctctgcctcccgggttcacaccattctcctgcctcagcctcccgagtagctgggaccacaggcgcctacCACggcgcccgactaatttttttgtatttttagtagagacagggtttcaccatgttagccaggatggtctcgatctcctgacctcgtgatctgcctgcctcggcctcccaaagtgctgggattacaggtgtgagccaccgcgcccggcctagcacaggtactttttaaacttaatatgCTAGAACATTATCACATGTTAAGTGTACCTTCTACCTCCTCAATtctaatggctgcatagtattcccttgtGAAGATGTATTGCAAGCTCAGCGCCTCTGCTCCTTCCTCCACACATCCACTTCTGGGATGAGGGGATGGAGGAGCAGCTGCCATTTGATGCATGTGCCTGGCAGGTTGGTGTAGAGAGCAGGGAAGCTGGAGAACCTTGAACAGGAAGGCAGAGAATTTCCCTAGGGAGTCTCCCTCAAGTAGCTCTGCCCACAGGAACTGCTGGTGTACAAAgacagccattgcactccagcctgggtgacagagcaagacactgcctcaaaaaaaaaaaaaaaaaaaaaagggcggggggAAGGATCagggagattttttttctaaaatctatCCACTCTAGCCACTGCCCTATTTGGCTGggtcatttctgtttctttcttgtcCTCTGAGAGGGGCAACTGTTGCCACTGCTACTGTTGTTCAAGAGGCTTCTAATTTCCTGGTCCTGCTTTCTCCAGGAGGCTAGAGATGAATGCCGCTAGTTTTGGGAATGTGCGTTGGGAGTGGTGGGGGTGTTTAATGGGAGGGCTTGGGCTGGAGTGGGTCAGCCTAAACAGGAGAGTCCTGAGCTCCTGGATCTCCTGGGTTCTCCCAAGGACCCTCAGGGACCTCACTTTCCATTCCAGGGGCTATCTTCACCTTGGCAGCTCTAAAAGAGTCACTAAGCACCTGTATCCCGGCCATCATCTGCCTGGGGTTCCTGCTGCTGCTGAATGTCGGCCAGCTCTTAGCCCAGACTAAGAAGGTGGTCAGACCCGCTAGGAAGAAGACTCTAAGTACATTCAAGGAATCCTGGAAGTAGAACATCTCTGCCTCTTTATGCCATGCAGCTGTCACAGCAGGAACATGGTAGAACACAGAGTCTTATCATCTTGTTATCAGTATAATATCCAGGGTCAGCCAGTGTTGAAAGAGACATTTTGTCTACCTGgccctgctttctctttttagcTTTACTACTCTTTTGTGAGGAGTACATGTTATGCATATTAACATTCCTCATAtcttatgaaaatacaaaataagcagaaaagaaatttaaatcaaCCAAAATTCTGATGCCCCAAATAACCACTTTTAATGCCTTGGTGTAAGTATACCTCTGAACCTTTTTCTGTGCCTTTAaacagatacatatttttttaaatgaaaaatcatatatcctattttattccttccttttaaaaCCTTATAAACTATAACACTGTTTCATGTCTCTTTTGCCTCATTGCtgttaatggctgcatagtattccattgtaaggATGTAGTATAATGTATTTAATCCCCCATGAGGAACATTTGGGTTATTCTCAATTTTTTGCTATCGTAAGCCTCACAGTAAATCACTTTTACATACTTATTTTCTTCCCCTAGAAGTGAGGGTGCTGGTTCGAAACACACGCATGTTTTTCAggtttttaatacatatttgaaaCGTACAGGTTCTGTATGCAGAGCTTAAGTACTTGCTTCTGCCTATGCCCTTTGAGACACATTAGAGATTCCCTCCCACTCCTTTTTTTCTCTGACATATTAGATGTGCAGAGCTAACAGGTAGGCAGTGAGTCATTTGACAGGACCTGAAATCAAGCTCCGGTGgtgatctgtggcacccagtccaGTGCTCCTTGACACCTACGTGGAGGTGAGGGACAGCCAACTCCATGAAATGCTGAATGGTACATCGGGGCCCAAAGCCTGAGAGGAATCCCAGAGGTCCTTGGGGGTAGGAAGGGTGCATATGTGTGACAGTTCTCAGGGGAAAAGTGGACAACACATTATGGCACCTGCTATTATGTCACCGCCATCTGTATCTTAGGTTGGCAGGGCTGTGGGCTTTTGGGAAGTGATGTACCTCCCATGAGGGACTATAGTGAGAAACAGTTCACTGATTTATGCAAATATTCTAGCTATCAGCCTACAGATTGCTTTGAGGGTGGAAAAGAAGTCTCTATTACTCCATTTCATGTTCACTACAAAATGCTAATtcccattctgactagtgtgaacCTCAGGCAAGGTGACACTCTGAGTTggattttttcttcttgagtctGAAAGCGTAGTGGTGTAGTCTGCCTATAGTAAGGATAGATAGATTACACTAAATAAATGGTAGTGTCAAAACAATAAGGAAACCTTTTCTCTCATGTAAGAGGTCCGGAGATAACCACTTCAGTTTCAATGTTGGTCAGGTTGCCTAAAGATGGCATCAAGAATCAACATTCTTTAAACTTTCTGCTCTGCTGCTTTCAGTGTATTGGCTGTTGCCCTCAGAGTTGCTAAATAGCTGCAGCAGCTCCAGACAGTGCATTTGCTATAATACTGAAGGTGAAAAGAGAGGAAGGGTGCCTTAGAAGACCC of the Symphalangus syndactylus isolate Jambi chromosome 12, NHGRI_mSymSyn1-v2.1_pri, whole genome shotgun sequence genome contains:
- the TMEM35B gene encoding transmembrane protein 35B, giving the protein MALLLSVLRVLLGGFFALAGLAKLSEISAPVSERMNTLFVQFAEVFPLKVFGYQPDPLNYQIAVGFLELLAGLLLVMGPPLLQEISNLFLILLMMGAIFTLAALKESLSTCIPAIICLGFLLLLNVGQLLAQTKKVVRPARKKTLSTFKESWK